One Glandiceps talaboti chromosome 2, keGlaTala1.1, whole genome shotgun sequence genomic region harbors:
- the LOC144453622 gene encoding disheveled-associated activator of morphogenesis 2-like, producing MPRKRRGGWCGCFGGGDDVPEITYGVDNGIALQPVELATPMPPPDELNAKFAELVDELDLTAPHREAMFNLPDEKKWQIYCSKKKEQEDPSSTSWPDYYIDRLNSMSTLTVFAPDEEEIEVRTKLADSLKTALRTQPMRFVMRFIELDGLTCLLNFLSKMDYDTIESPIHTSIIGCIKALMNNSHGRQHVLSHPEGINIIAQSLSSENIKTKVAVLEILGAVCLVPGGHKKILEAMSHYQKYASERTRFQSIINDLDRSTGRYRDEVNLKTAIMSFINAALKYGAGEDNLEFRIHLRYEFLMLGIQPVIDKLRTHENATLDRHLDFFEMVRNEDEREIAKRFDTVHIDTHSATSMFELLRKKLSHTTAYPHLLSLLQHFLLLPRVKTNPHHWVMIDRLIQEVVLQYENGENPDLAPVELNVKQMMEHMANEDELVRKQNEEFEKEREEMRQHLERKERECEAKAEEKEELMNALNQMKAKLERETASLIEAQQQISLLSNELSNVRAAASKGGPLPESNVQIGGGIPPPPPPPSMGGSAPPPPPPPPMLLSGGPPPPPPPPMMNVPPPPGAPPPPGGPPIIGMTAIDTAAQQRRKNLPKPSNPLKSFNWAKLPDGQVQGTVWQEVNDAVAVKVIDLEDFDKTFSAFQRAKGDDEEMTIIKTRAKELSVIDGRRAQNCTILLSKLKMTNSEISKSVMTMDQKEDLTKDMLEQVLKFVPTPEEVSLLEEHKHDIDQMARADRFLYEMSKITHYEQRLKSLFYKKKFGERMNECKPKVEALLHASKETQRSKRLRKLLEVVLAIGNYMNRGQRGNASGFRISSLNKIIDTKSSVDRNITLLHYILETLQKKLPDVYKLEDEIPHVREAARVSNAELEKEIAVMRSGLKECERELDFHKNRSSARGDKFVSVMSDFLTVASLRFSELEDIMVNAKDRYSRVLKHFGEDQKTTPEDFFGIFDVFLQSFSEAKLDNENYKKKKAEEEKRKKIEQERLEKERQRKASKQGKQGNRGGKNDQGEFDDLISALRTGDVFGEDMAKLRKNRKRPVGPQGLGHGKKPEYSRERVGMKAGKKF from the exons GAACAAGAAGACCCAAGTTCAACCAGTTGGCCTGATTATTACATAGATAGACTGAACTCAATGTCAACA TTGACAGTATTTGCCCCAGATGAAGAAGAAATTGAAGTTCGTACCAAGCTAGCTGATAGCTTGAAAACAGCTCTGAGAACACAGCCAATGAG GTTTGTGATGCGGTTCATTGAATTAGATGGTCTGACCTGTCTACTCAATTTTCTGAGTAAAATGGATTATGATACAATCGAGAGTCCAATTCACACATCTATTATTGGCTGTATCAAAGCCCTCATGAACAATTCT CATGGCCGCCAACATGTATTGTCACATCCAGAGGGTATCAACATCATTGCTCAATCCCTTAGctctgaaaacatcaaaactaaaGTGGCAGTGTTGGAAATCTTGGGTGCAGTATGTCTCGTACCGGGTGGTCACAAGAAGATCTTGGAGGCCATGTCTCACTATCAGAAATATGCCTCGGAGAGAACCAGGTTTCAG TCAATAATCAACGATTTGGATAGAAGCACTGGAAGATACCGTGACGAAGTCAACCTCAAGACTGCCATTATGTCGTTTATCAACGCTGCTCTCAAATACGGTGCTGGAGAG GATAACTTAGAGTTCAGAATTCATCTCAGATATGAGTTTTTGATGCTTGGTATACAGCCAGTCATTGATAAGCTGAGGACACATGAAAATGCTACACTTGACAG ACATTTAGATTTCTTTGAAATGGTTCGAAATGAAGATGAGAGGGAAATAGCAAAAAGATTTGATACA GTTCATATAGATACACACAGTGCAACCAGTATGTTTGAATTACTTAGGAAGAAATTATCTCACACAACTGCCTACCCACATCTCTTATCACTTCTACAACATTTCCTACTGTTACCAA GAGTGAAGACAAATCCACACCATTGGGTGATGATAGATCGTCTAATACAAGAAGTCGTCTTACAGTATGAGAATGGGGAGAATCCTGATTTAGCCCCTGTAGAGTTAAATGTCAAACAGATGATGGAACATATGGCCAATGAAGATGAACTTGTGcgaaaacaaaatgaagaatTTGAAAAAG AACGTGAAGAAATGAGACAACATTTGGAGAGAAAAGAACGAGAATGTGAAGCTAAAGCAGAAGAAAAG GAAGAACTGATGAATGCACTAAACCAAATGAAGGCCAAGTTAGAAAGGGAGACAGCATCACTCATAGAAGCTCAACAACAAATTTCGTTGCTGTCCAATGAACTTTCTAATGTCAGGGCAGCT GCAAGTAAAGGTGGACCATTACCTGAAAGTAACGTGCAAATAGGTGGTGGCataccaccaccgccaccaccaccatctaTGGGAGGttcagcaccaccaccaccacctccaccaccaatGCTATTGTCGGGTGGACCACCACCCCCTCCACCACCTCCCATGATGAATGTTCCACCCCCACCAG GAGCACCACCACCCCCAGGTGGACCACCCATAATAGGAATGACAGCAATTGACACTGCCGCACAACAAAGAAGGAAAAACTTGCCAAAACCTTCTAATCCTCTCAAGTCTTTCAACTGGGCAAAATTACCAGATGGGCAAGTACAAGGTACTGTCTGGCAAGAAGTGAATGATGCAGTG GCAGTGAAGGTTATAGATCTGGAAGATTTTGATAAAACGTTTTCAGCCTTCCAGAGGGCCAAGGGAGATGATGaagaaatgacaatcataaaaACCAGAGCAAAAGAgctctctgtcattgatggcagAAGGGCTCAAAATTGCACCATTTTACTTTCCAAATTAAAAATGACcaacagtgaaatatcaaagtCAGTCATGACCATGGACCAGAAGGAAGATCTAACAAAAGATATGTTAGAACAG GTACTTAAGTTTGTACCAACGCCTGAAGAAGTGAGTCTGTTAGAAGAACACAAGCATGATATAGACCAGATGGCTAGGGCAGACAGATTTCTCTATGAAATGAGCAA AATAACTCATTATGAACAGAGGTTGAAATCTTTATTTTACAAGAAGAAGTTTGgcgaaagaatgaatgaatgtaaaccCAAAGTAGAAG CTTTACTTCATGCTTCTAAAGAAACTCAAAGGAGTAAACGGTTACGCAAACTACTGGAAGTGGTGCTGGCTATAGGCAATTACATGAACCGTGGGCAAAGAGGCAATGCATCAGGCTTCAGAATATCTAGTTTAAATAAGATTATAGATACCAAGTCCAGTGTAGATAGGAATATTACACTCTTACATTACATATTAGAAACCTTACAAAAGAAG CTTCCAGATGTTTACAAACTTGAAGATGAAATTCCTCATGTTAGAGAAGCTGCTAGAGTAAG CAATGCAGAACTTGAAAAAGAAATAGCTGTCATGAGAAGTGGACTCAAAGAATGCGaaagg GAATTGGATTTTCACAAAAACAGGTCTAGTGCACGTGGTGATAAATTTGTGTCAGTGATGAGTGACTTCCTGACAGTAGCAAGTCTTAGGTTCTCTGAGTTAGAAGATATAATGGTGAATGCTAAAGATAGG TATTCTAGAGTTTTAAAGCATTTTGGAGAAGATCAGAAAACCACACCTGAAGACTTCTTTGGTATCTTTGATGTCTTCTTGCAATCTTTTAGTGAGGCAAAGCTTGACAATGAAAATTACAAGAAGAAGAAGGCTGAAGAAGAGAAGAGGAAAAAGATTGAACAGGAG AGACTTGAAAAGGAGAGACAGCGGAAAGCCAGCAAGCAAGGCAAACAGGGTAACCGTGGAGGCAAGAATGACCAGGGAGAGTTTGATGACCTTATTTCTGCCTTACGAACTGGAGATGTCTTTGGTGAAGACATGGCAAAATTGAGAAAGAACAGGAAACGTCCCGTTGGTCCCCAAGGTCTAGGACATGGCAAAAAGCCGGAATACAGCCGGGAAAGAGTTGGAATGAAAGCGGGAAAGAAATTCTAA